The Coriobacteriia bacterium genomic interval GGAATCAACAACTCCCAGGCTCCCGAGCCGTTCGCGCCCGTACCGCCGAGCGTGCCCCCCGCGGCGGTCCCGCCAACGGCCGCGGTCGCGCCGCTGGTGCCGCCGTACGCGGCTGCACCCGTGCCCACCCACG includes:
- a CDS encoding stress protein codes for the protein MTDDGINNSQAPEPFAPVPPSVPPAAVPPTAAVAPLVPPYAAAPVPTH